Proteins from a single region of Hordeum vulgare subsp. vulgare chromosome 6H, MorexV3_pseudomolecules_assembly, whole genome shotgun sequence:
- the LOC123401679 gene encoding glucan endo-1,3-beta-glucosidase-like, which produces MVPPRGLLLAAALCLLFLAAADAGTVGVNWGRVANDLPSPAAVVQLLKQHGIAQVKLYDTEPAVLRALANSGIKVVVALPNEQVAAAARRPSYALAWVRRNVAAYYPATQIQGIAVGNEVFATAANVTAQLVPAMINVHAALARLSMDKAVKVSSPVALTALANSYPPSAGVFREELSQSVMKPMLDFLSQTGSYLMVNCYPFFAYADNAGVISLDYALFRPNAGELDSGSGLKYYSLLDAQLDAVFTAVGKLGSYNGVHVVVSETGWPSKGDAKEVGAGAGNAAAYNGNLVRRVLSKNAGTPRRPDADMDVYLFALFNENQKPGPTSERNYGVFYPNKQKVYDVEFVLGGGGGSVGGGGLGWQDNGGGGNAGAGGAVRAAATPGEAWCVANAMAGEARLQAALDYACGPGGADCKGIQPGAACFEPNTMVSHATFAFNDYYQRKGRSIGTCDFAGAAYVVNQPPKMGKCELPSTV; this is translated from the exons ATGGTTCCCCCCCgcggcctcctcctcgccgcggCATTGTGCCTGCTCTTCCTCGCCGCCGCAG ACGCGGGCACCGTGGGCGTGAACTGGGGGCGGGTGGCGAACGACCTGCCCAGCCCGGCGGCGGTGGTGCAGCTGCTCAAGCAGCACGGCATCGCGCAGGTCAAGCTCTACGACACGGAGCCCGCCGTGCTGCGCGCGCTCGCCAACAGCGGCATCAAGGTGGTCGTCGCGCTGCCCAACGAGCAGGTCGCCGCGGCCGCCCGGCGCCCGTCGTACGCGCTGGCGTGGGTGCGCCGGAACGTCGCGGCCTACTACCCGGCCACGCAGATCCAGGGCATCGCCGTCGGCAATGAGGTGTTCGCCACGGCCGCCAACGTCACGGCGCAGCTCGTCCCGGCCATGATCAACGTGCACGCGGCCTTGGCCAGGCTCAGCATGGACAAGGCCGTCAAGGTGTCGTCCCCCGTCGCGCTCACCGCGCTCGCCAACTCGTACCCGCCGTCCGCCGGCGTGTTCAGGGAGGAGCTCTCGCAGTCGGTGATGAAGCCCATGCTCGACTTCCTGTCGCAGACCGGCTCCTACCTCATGGTCAACTGCTACCCGTTCTTCGCCTACGCGGACAATGCCGGCGTCATCTCCCTCGACTACGCGCTCTTCCGCCCCAACGCCGGCGAGCTCGACTCCGGGAGCGGGCTCAAGTACTACAGCCTCCTGGACGCGCAGCTGGACGCCGTGTtcacggcggtgggcaagctgggGAGCTACAACGGCGTGCACGTGGTGGTGTCGGAGACGGGGTGGCCGTCCAAGGGCGACGCCAAGGAGGTCGGCGCCGGCGCGGGCAACGCCGCGGCATACAACGGGAACCTCGTGCGGCGCGTGCTGTCCAAGAACGCCGGCACCCCGCGGCGCCCCGACGCGGACATGGACGTGTACCTCTTCGCGCTCTTCAACGAGAACCAGAAGCCCGGGCCGACGTCGGAGCGCAACTACGGCGTGTTCTACCCGAACAAGCAGAAGGTGTACGACGTGGAGTTCgtcctcggcggcggcggcggctctgtGGGCGGCGGCGGGCTCGGGTGGCAGGACAACGGCGGCGGCGGCAATGCCGGAGCGGGCGGGGCGGTGAGGGCGGCGGCGACGCCGGGGGAGGCGTGGTGCGTGGCGAACGCGATGGCGGGCGAGGCGCGGCTGCAGGCGGCGCTGGACTACGCGTGCGGGCCGGGCGGCGCGGACTGCAAGGGCATCCAGCCCGGCGCGGCGTGCTTCGAGCCCAACACCATGGTCTCCCACGCCACCTTCGCCTTCAACGACTACTACCAGCGCAAGGGCCGCTCTATCGGCACCTGCGACTTCGCCGGCGCCGCCTACGTCGTCAACCAGCCACCAA AGATGGGCAAGTGCGAGCTCCCCTCCACGGTCTGA